In Pseudofrankia saprophytica, one genomic interval encodes:
- a CDS encoding alpha/beta hydrolase: MATYVLVHGGGHGGWCYQPVARLLRAAGHEVYAPTLTGLGERAHLVGPHVDLDLHIQDVVALLHHENLRDVILVGHSYGGMVITGIADRAADRVGRLVYLDAANPVNGQSLLDVAGPIIAATRPMGKVVDGVELVLIPFPEAGAFYGVTNPDDIAWMADRLTPHPWRCFEQPLTLTNEAALWAIPQYHIICTSTLSTRDPELMGKARAAGRLWTIDTGHDLMITEPQATADALIEVAKA, from the coding sequence ATGGCGACATACGTCCTGGTACACGGGGGTGGCCACGGCGGCTGGTGCTACCAGCCCGTCGCCCGGCTGCTTCGGGCGGCCGGACACGAGGTCTACGCCCCCACACTGACCGGGTTAGGGGAACGGGCCCACCTCGTCGGCCCGCACGTCGACCTAGACCTGCACATCCAGGACGTCGTCGCGCTGCTGCACCACGAGAACCTGCGCGACGTGATCCTGGTCGGGCACAGCTATGGCGGCATGGTCATCACCGGCATCGCGGACCGGGCCGCCGACCGGGTCGGGCGTCTCGTCTATCTGGACGCGGCGAACCCGGTCAACGGCCAGTCGCTGCTCGACGTCGCCGGGCCGATCATCGCGGCGACCCGCCCGATGGGGAAGGTTGTCGACGGCGTCGAGCTCGTGCTCATCCCGTTCCCCGAGGCAGGCGCCTTCTACGGCGTGACCAACCCCGACGACATCGCCTGGATGGCCGACCGGTTGACCCCGCACCCCTGGCGGTGCTTCGAGCAGCCCCTGACGCTCACCAACGAGGCCGCCTTGTGGGCGATCCCGCAGTACCACATCATCTGCACGTCGACGCTGTCCACCAGGGATCCCGAGCTGATGGGAAAGGCACGCGCCGCCGGCCGCCTCTGGACCATCGACACCGGCCACGACCTAATGATCACCGAACCCCAGGCCACCGCCGACGCCCTTATTGAGGTGGCCAAGGCTTAG
- a CDS encoding TetR family transcriptional regulator yields MAESRQTDVIVDVVLALLESEGYDAVQLRAVARQAHVSLATIYKLFPTRDELIVAAVERWLARNNCAPVPPPPPDETLYDGLMRVFRHVFEPWERSPRMLEAYHRARTTPGGERLERQTAAIIEPAGRAVLAAGEPGYVADIALILTNVAYAVVARFAAGELDNTAILPALERAAYRLTANNEPAAREAGSRSVRRG; encoded by the coding sequence GTGGCGGAGTCACGGCAGACCGACGTCATCGTCGACGTCGTCCTCGCGCTCCTGGAGTCCGAGGGCTACGACGCCGTCCAGCTGCGCGCCGTGGCCCGCCAGGCGCACGTCTCACTCGCCACGATCTACAAGCTGTTCCCCACCCGGGACGAGCTCATCGTCGCGGCGGTCGAACGGTGGTTGGCCAGGAACAACTGCGCGCCGGTACCACCGCCGCCGCCCGACGAGACCCTCTACGACGGCCTCATGCGGGTGTTCCGGCACGTCTTCGAACCGTGGGAGCGCAGCCCGCGCATGCTCGAGGCCTACCACCGCGCCCGCACGACGCCGGGCGGGGAACGCCTCGAACGACAGACCGCGGCCATCATCGAACCCGCCGGGCGGGCCGTGCTGGCGGCCGGTGAGCCCGGCTACGTGGCGGACATCGCCCTCATCCTGACCAACGTCGCCTATGCCGTGGTCGCCCGGTTCGCGGCCGGCGAGCTCGACAACACCGCCATCCTGCCGGCGCTCGAGCGCGCCGCGTACCGGCTCACCGCGAACAACGAGCCCGCCGCCCGGGAGGCGGGCTCGCGGTCCGTCCGCCGCGGCTAG
- a CDS encoding ATP-binding cassette domain-containing protein, giving the protein MTELAVRPDDDALAATAAGTAGVPIDMEGLGRDFGPVRALADMSMSVRPGEIVALLGPSGSGKSTLLRICAGLEAPTSGRLLFAGADQAGLAPHQRDVALVFQHYALYPHLSALDNLTLALRYGRRMSKSAAVARARETLDMLGIGALADRRPAQMSGGQRQRVAIGRALARRARVVLLDEPMSGLDAKLRVELRVEIVALLRRLGSTALFVTHDQSEAMAVGDRVAVLNGGRLEQLGTPDEIYDRPATRFVATFVGSPPMNVLDGALADGVLRGPGFVVAAPAGAVAVGVRPEGLQLALATAGSPGDPGDPGGPAGAPAASAAAQPDSSLRIVGSVVVSERLGAERVAYVQTAAGAVAVRVPARQTEAGGTPDATRSGASVTLTAPAAALAFFAGDGALIGVA; this is encoded by the coding sequence GTGACCGAGCTGGCCGTGCGGCCCGACGATGACGCGCTGGCGGCGACCGCCGCCGGCACCGCGGGCGTGCCGATCGACATGGAAGGCCTGGGCCGGGACTTCGGCCCGGTCCGGGCGCTTGCCGACATGAGCATGTCGGTACGCCCGGGGGAGATCGTCGCGCTGCTCGGCCCGTCCGGCTCCGGGAAGTCGACCCTGCTGCGGATCTGCGCCGGCCTGGAGGCCCCCACCTCCGGTCGGCTGCTGTTCGCGGGCGCGGACCAGGCCGGCCTCGCCCCGCACCAGCGGGACGTCGCCCTGGTGTTCCAGCACTACGCGCTCTACCCGCACCTCTCGGCGCTGGACAACCTGACGCTGGCGCTGCGCTACGGCCGGAGGATGTCCAAGTCCGCGGCCGTGGCGCGCGCTCGCGAGACGCTGGACATGCTGGGCATCGGGGCGCTCGCCGACCGCAGGCCGGCGCAGATGTCCGGCGGTCAGCGCCAGCGGGTCGCGATCGGCCGGGCGCTGGCCCGGCGCGCCCGGGTGGTGCTGCTCGACGAGCCGATGTCCGGCCTGGACGCGAAACTGCGCGTCGAGCTGCGGGTCGAGATCGTCGCGCTGCTGCGCCGGCTCGGCTCGACCGCGCTGTTCGTGACCCACGACCAGTCGGAGGCGATGGCCGTCGGCGACCGGGTCGCCGTCCTCAACGGCGGCCGCCTGGAACAGCTGGGCACCCCCGACGAGATCTACGACCGTCCCGCGACCCGCTTCGTCGCCACGTTCGTCGGCAGCCCGCCGATGAACGTCCTCGACGGAGCGCTCGCCGACGGCGTCCTGCGCGGCCCTGGCTTCGTCGTCGCCGCCCCCGCGGGTGCCGTCGCGGTGGGCGTGCGCCCCGAGGGCCTCCAGCTCGCCCTCGCGACGGCCGGTTCCCCGGGCGACCCGGGCGACCCTGGTGGCCCGGCGGGCGCGCCCGCCGCGTCGGCGGCCGCCCAGCCGGACAGCTCCCTGCGGATCGTGGGCAGCGTCGTCGTCTCGGAGCGCCTGGGCGCCGAGCGGGTGGCCTACGTGCAGACCGCGGCCGGCGCGGTGGCCGTCCGCGTCCCCGCCCGCCAGACCGAGGCGGGCGGAACGCCGGACGCGACGCGTTCCGGGGCCTCGGTCACGCTGACGGCTCCTGCCGCCGCGCTGGCCTTCTTCGCCGGCGACGGAGCGCTGATCGGCGTCGCCTAG
- a CDS encoding extracellular solute-binding protein: MGSLRQAPVLLTATLALVTAACGGGSGSSDTPDLRPTARTAAAGVAGVNGATASPECAAKVKTLTFYGVASLSDVAKSGKAYMEKAHPGLTVQLNSTAPNYVALVQQISADRAAGKQTDVAVAGFDLLPVFAKQLGAQTLSPSLLRSTYDQQFLKLGQVDGKQIGIPAQVSMPVLVYNADILAKAGVDPKTLTTTDGVLAAAEKIKSSGAGVQPIDLPTGQQFGQWYLGSLAESKDTSIQKPDGTPNLTAPAVTEAAQFLAKVGSYGPQSDDPSQNGLLRFGIQKQTAMVGATVATLAAGLRFIRGQGANGFKAGAVPFPTLPGGTEHLTAGGNALTVLSTDKCQQEMATELLVSLLAPDVVAAGVESVSYLPVDTAAATQLASFYQEFPELVPFKNLASSLTQAPSWPGARGGEVPQAITDQVIRAMTGTDPTTAMRDAQTKAAELTS, from the coding sequence CTGGGCAGCCTCAGGCAGGCGCCGGTGCTGCTCACGGCGACCCTCGCTCTCGTCACCGCGGCCTGCGGCGGTGGCAGCGGCAGCTCCGACACCCCCGATCTGCGGCCGACCGCGCGCACGGCGGCCGCCGGCGTCGCGGGCGTCAACGGCGCGACCGCGTCGCCCGAGTGCGCGGCCAAGGTGAAGACGCTGACGTTCTACGGCGTCGCGTCACTCAGCGACGTGGCCAAGTCCGGCAAGGCGTACATGGAGAAGGCACACCCGGGCCTCACCGTGCAGCTCAACTCGACCGCGCCGAACTACGTCGCGCTCGTCCAGCAGATCTCCGCCGACCGGGCCGCCGGCAAGCAGACCGACGTCGCCGTCGCCGGGTTCGACCTGCTCCCCGTGTTCGCCAAGCAGCTCGGCGCCCAGACCCTCTCGCCCAGCCTGCTGCGCTCCACCTACGACCAGCAGTTCCTCAAGCTGGGCCAGGTCGACGGAAAGCAGATCGGCATTCCCGCGCAGGTCTCGATGCCGGTGCTGGTCTACAACGCCGACATCCTGGCCAAGGCCGGCGTCGACCCGAAGACGCTGACCACGACCGACGGCGTCCTGGCCGCCGCCGAGAAGATCAAGTCCTCGGGCGCGGGCGTCCAGCCGATCGACCTGCCGACCGGCCAGCAGTTCGGCCAGTGGTACCTCGGCTCGCTCGCCGAGTCGAAGGACACCTCGATCCAGAAGCCGGACGGCACGCCCAACCTGACCGCTCCGGCCGTCACCGAGGCCGCCCAGTTCCTCGCCAAGGTCGGCTCCTACGGCCCGCAGTCCGACGACCCGTCGCAGAACGGCCTGCTCCGGTTCGGCATCCAGAAGCAGACCGCGATGGTCGGCGCCACCGTCGCCACGCTCGCCGCCGGCCTGCGCTTCATCCGCGGCCAGGGGGCGAACGGCTTCAAGGCCGGCGCCGTGCCCTTCCCGACCCTGCCTGGCGGCACCGAGCACCTGACCGCCGGCGGCAACGCGCTGACGGTGCTGTCCACCGACAAGTGCCAGCAGGAGATGGCCACCGAACTGCTCGTCTCGCTGCTCGCGCCGGACGTCGTCGCCGCCGGCGTCGAGTCGGTCAGCTACCTGCCGGTGGACACCGCCGCCGCCACCCAGCTGGCCAGCTTCTACCAGGAGTTCCCCGAGCTGGTGCCGTTCAAGAACCTGGCCAGCTCGCTGACCCAGGCGCCGTCGTGGCCGGGCGCCCGCGGCGGCGAGGTCCCGCAGGCGATCACCGACCAGGTCATCCGCGCCATGACGGGCACCGACCCGACGACCGCGATGCGCGACGCGCAGACCAAGGCCGCGGAGCTGACGTCCTGA
- a CDS encoding carbohydrate ABC transporter permease, translating to MSQPPRTQPPAGQPPTSEPAVSEPASTEPVTGRHAHRAMRPGRPNSGRFAGLAGRIVVLTVGVFFALLPFVWMVRTAFGPSQSALGLSSNPIPESVSFDAFTRAFRDGHLGRALLTGIVVSLAILLLQLLTAIPAAYVFAWLPFRGRGAVFALVLATLLVPSQVTAIPNYVTISALGLSNTRVGLVLPFMTSAASIFLLRQYMTTIPVSVLEAARMDGLGLFRTLRTIVVPLSTPAIATVSVFSFLLSFNEYLWPLLEARSPEIATPPLALATLVASPPTGLPDFAELAAGALIISLPTLAVFLIAQRRLTAGLTGTGVGG from the coding sequence GTGAGCCAGCCACCCCGCACCCAGCCGCCCGCCGGCCAGCCGCCGACGAGTGAACCCGCCGTGAGCGAGCCAGCATCGACCGAGCCGGTGACAGGTAGACACGCGCACCGGGCCATGCGGCCGGGCCGACCGAACAGCGGCCGGTTCGCGGGACTCGCCGGGCGAATCGTCGTCCTGACCGTTGGTGTGTTCTTCGCCCTGCTGCCGTTCGTCTGGATGGTCCGCACCGCGTTCGGGCCGTCCCAGTCGGCGCTGGGGCTCTCGTCGAACCCGATTCCGGAGTCCGTCAGCTTCGACGCCTTCACGCGCGCCTTCCGGGATGGCCATCTCGGAAGGGCGCTGCTCACCGGGATCGTCGTGAGTCTGGCGATCTTGCTGTTGCAACTGCTGACCGCCATCCCGGCGGCCTACGTATTCGCCTGGCTGCCCTTCCGGGGGCGCGGCGCGGTGTTCGCGCTGGTGCTGGCGACGTTGCTGGTCCCGAGCCAGGTGACCGCGATTCCGAACTACGTGACGATCTCCGCGTTGGGACTTTCGAACACCCGGGTCGGCCTGGTGCTGCCGTTCATGACAAGCGCGGCGTCGATCTTCCTGCTGCGCCAGTACATGACAACCATCCCGGTATCCGTCCTGGAAGCCGCCCGGATGGACGGCCTTGGACTGTTCCGCACGCTGCGGACCATCGTGGTGCCGCTGTCGACGCCCGCGATCGCCACCGTGTCGGTGTTCAGCTTCCTGCTGTCGTTCAACGAGTACCTCTGGCCGCTGCTGGAGGCTCGCTCGCCGGAGATCGCCACCCCGCCGCTGGCGCTGGCCACCCTGGTGGCCTCGCCCCCCACGGGCCTGCCGGACTTCGCGGAGCTGGCGGCCGGAGCGTTGATCATCAGCCTGCCGACGCTCGCCGTGTTCCTCATCGCTCAGCGTCGCCTCACCGCCGGCCTCACCGGCACGGGTGTCGGCGGCTGA
- a CDS encoding carbohydrate ABC transporter permease, with the protein MTRRAGAGPRTGAGGWRIGALLFPALLGLAVFVLGPALISAFTAGTDKSLTGPSFHWVGTANLREAFGDPDFGKSVRNTLLYCLLTVIPAVVVGLALALAAQKVTRGSAVLRLALFLPVSANLVAIAVIFAYMFDPSGHGLANTVIGWFGAGPRNWLGDEATSLPVVALVGGWRLTSFVFVVYLAGLTTIPASVYEAAEVDGIRGFARLRHVTLPLLAPTTIFLAVFTTILTLQTFETVAVLTHGGPFRSSATIVYYIYEVGFTGSFRIGYASAIALLLILGIILIGILGSVLGRRARTRAARVEADGADAGVDGAAGAALVGLGVAGAAAPATEAAR; encoded by the coding sequence GTGACGAGAAGGGCGGGCGCCGGACCGCGAACCGGAGCCGGCGGTTGGCGGATCGGGGCGCTGCTGTTCCCCGCGCTCCTGGGGCTGGCCGTGTTCGTCCTCGGCCCCGCGCTGATCTCCGCCTTCACCGCCGGGACCGACAAGTCCCTGACGGGGCCGAGCTTCCACTGGGTCGGCACGGCGAACCTGCGGGAGGCGTTCGGCGACCCGGACTTCGGCAAGTCCGTCCGTAACACGCTGCTGTACTGCCTGCTGACCGTCATCCCCGCGGTGGTCGTCGGGCTCGCCCTGGCGCTGGCCGCGCAGAAGGTAACCCGCGGCTCGGCTGTCCTGCGACTGGCGCTGTTCCTGCCGGTCAGCGCGAACCTGGTGGCCATCGCGGTGATCTTCGCGTACATGTTCGACCCGAGTGGCCACGGGCTCGCCAACACGGTCATCGGCTGGTTCGGCGCCGGGCCGCGCAACTGGCTGGGAGACGAGGCGACCTCACTGCCGGTGGTGGCGCTGGTCGGCGGCTGGCGGTTGACCAGCTTCGTGTTCGTCGTCTACCTCGCGGGACTCACGACCATCCCGGCGTCGGTGTACGAGGCGGCCGAAGTCGACGGAATCCGCGGGTTCGCCCGGCTGAGGCACGTCACGCTGCCCCTGCTCGCGCCCACCACGATCTTCCTCGCGGTGTTCACCACGATCCTCACGCTGCAGACGTTCGAGACGGTCGCGGTGCTGACGCATGGCGGGCCGTTCCGATCCAGCGCGACGATCGTGTACTACATCTACGAGGTCGGGTTCACCGGTTCGTTCCGGATCGGCTACGCCTCGGCGATCGCGCTGCTGCTGATCCTGGGGATCATCCTCATCGGCATCCTCGGCTCCGTGCTCGGCCGACGGGCCAGGACACGGGCCGCCCGTGTCGAGGCCGACGGGGCCGACGCCGGGGTGGACGGCGCCGCGGGCGCCGCGCTGGTGGGCCTCGGCGTCGCCGGCGCGGCCGCCCCGGCGACGGAGGCGGCCCGGTGA
- a CDS encoding DUF349 domain-containing protein has protein sequence MSDGTGSEWGRVADDGTVYVRTSEGERAVGSWRAGSPDEGLAHFVRRYDDLSAEVVLLEQRVTIPGVDPVGIAASAQRLLDGLPTAAVVGDLDALRGRLTALLGVTEGRKAQAQAERAARAAQAVAAKEELVAEAERLAKSSDWKAVSERFRTIGDEFRAITGVDKRTDSGLWRRIAAAREEFARRRTAHFAALDTQRAKSKERKEALISEAESLASSTDWGPTSTRYRELMAEWKTAGRAAKDVDDELWTRFRAAQDAFFSRRNAVNAERDAQARDNQTAKEALLAEAAELDPADTDRSARKLREIQERWDAIGRVPREAVGQLERQLASISDRIREASDARWSRQGGETSLFAAKMRENIRRLEEKLQKARAAGREKDVARLETELANHRALLPGSDR, from the coding sequence ATGAGTGACGGGACCGGCTCCGAGTGGGGACGAGTCGCCGACGACGGCACCGTCTACGTACGGACGTCCGAAGGCGAACGCGCTGTCGGCTCGTGGCGGGCCGGCAGCCCTGACGAAGGGCTCGCGCACTTCGTGCGCCGCTATGACGACCTTTCCGCCGAGGTGGTGCTGCTGGAACAGCGGGTGACGATCCCCGGGGTCGACCCCGTGGGGATCGCCGCCAGCGCGCAGCGGCTGCTCGACGGGCTGCCGACGGCCGCCGTCGTCGGCGATCTCGATGCCCTGCGGGGCCGGCTGACGGCGCTGCTCGGCGTGACCGAGGGCCGCAAGGCGCAGGCTCAGGCCGAGCGGGCCGCCCGCGCCGCGCAGGCGGTCGCCGCCAAGGAGGAGCTGGTCGCCGAGGCCGAGCGGCTGGCGAAGAGCTCCGACTGGAAGGCGGTCAGCGAGCGGTTCCGGACGATCGGCGACGAGTTCCGCGCGATCACCGGCGTCGACAAGCGGACCGACTCCGGGCTGTGGCGTCGGATCGCCGCCGCGCGCGAGGAGTTCGCCCGCCGCCGCACGGCGCACTTCGCCGCGCTCGACACCCAGCGCGCCAAGTCGAAGGAGCGCAAGGAGGCGTTGATCTCCGAGGCCGAGTCGCTCGCCAGCTCGACCGACTGGGGGCCGACGAGCACCCGGTACCGGGAGTTGATGGCCGAGTGGAAGACGGCGGGCCGCGCGGCCAAGGACGTCGACGACGAGCTGTGGACCAGGTTCCGGGCCGCGCAGGACGCGTTCTTCAGCCGCCGCAACGCGGTGAACGCCGAACGCGACGCCCAGGCGCGGGACAACCAGACCGCCAAGGAAGCGCTGCTGGCCGAGGCCGCCGAGCTCGACCCGGCGGACACGGACCGGTCGGCACGCAAGCTGCGCGAGATCCAGGAGCGCTGGGACGCCATCGGCCGGGTGCCCCGCGAGGCGGTCGGGCAGCTGGAACGCCAGCTGGCCTCCATCAGCGACCGGATCCGCGAAGCCTCCGACGCCCGCTGGTCACGCCAGGGCGGGGAGACCTCGCTGTTCGCCGCGAAGATGCGCGAGAACATCCGCCGGCTCGAGGAGAAGCTGCAGAAGGCCAGGGCGGCGGGCAGGGAGAAGGATGTCGCCCGGCTAGAGACCGAGCTCGCCAACCATCGGGCCCTACTGCCGGGCAGCGACCGCTAG
- a CDS encoding helix-turn-helix domain-containing protein, with the protein MAALNVRELGDYIRDQRRTAQISLRQLAKQAGVSNPYLSQIERGLRKPSAEILQQIAKALRISAEVLYVQAGILEEREGGENLHAAVLADEFLTPRQKQVILDIYDAFRRENAVAAAAAADDGAGETSGVAVEEPGTAAETPGSRPPTTDGAEAAEAAAPGTRAIPKPAAAEAAAPAAGRTTTTGRPRRASASSGTPAAAARTTGRRPRATATGETAAAKPARRAATRR; encoded by the coding sequence GTGGCGGCTTTGAACGTCCGTGAACTCGGCGACTACATCCGGGACCAGCGGCGCACGGCGCAGATCTCGCTGCGGCAGCTGGCCAAGCAGGCCGGGGTGAGCAACCCGTACCTCAGCCAGATCGAGCGGGGCCTGCGCAAGCCGTCGGCGGAGATCCTGCAGCAGATCGCCAAGGCGCTCCGCATCTCCGCCGAGGTCCTCTACGTGCAGGCCGGGATCCTCGAGGAGCGGGAGGGCGGCGAGAACCTGCACGCCGCCGTGCTCGCCGACGAGTTCCTCACCCCCCGCCAGAAGCAGGTCATCCTCGACATCTACGACGCGTTCCGCCGGGAGAACGCGGTGGCGGCCGCCGCCGCCGCCGACGACGGTGCCGGCGAGACATCCGGCGTGGCCGTCGAGGAACCCGGCACCGCCGCCGAGACACCCGGCTCCAGGCCGCCCACCACGGACGGGGCCGAGGCGGCGGAGGCCGCCGCTCCGGGCACGCGGGCGATTCCCAAGCCGGCGGCGGCCGAGGCGGCAGCGCCGGCGGCCGGCCGGACCACGACGACGGGGCGCCCACGACGCGCCTCGGCATCGAGCGGCACGCCGGCCGCGGCCGCCCGGACCACGGGCCGCCGGCCGCGCGCCACAGCCACCGGCGAGACAGCCGCGGCGAAGCCCGCGCGGCGGGCCGCCACCCGGCGCG
- a CDS encoding aldo/keto reductase, with translation MRYRPLGNSGLLVSVVGLGCNNFGSRVDLNGTRAVVDAAIEAGINFFDTADTYGNKGGSETLLGHVLRSRRDEVVLATKFGNDMAGVYGPDYGARASRRYIRKAVEGSLSRLQTDYLDLYQLHNLDGVTPIEETLEALDELVKEGKIRYVGSCNLDGWEAADAEWTARASGRTRFISAQNHYNLMERGVEAELVPAALKYGIGVLPYFPLANGILTGKYTRDEPPAAGTRMAGRQDELTDEVFDQVEALETFARERDRSLLDVAIGGLAAQPAVASVIAGATSAAQVRANATAGAWQPRADDLAVLDKIAPTYRG, from the coding sequence ATGCGCTACCGTCCCTTGGGCAACTCGGGCCTGTTGGTCTCCGTCGTCGGTCTCGGCTGCAACAACTTCGGGTCGAGAGTCGACCTCAACGGCACCCGCGCCGTCGTCGACGCCGCGATCGAGGCCGGCATCAACTTCTTCGACACTGCCGACACCTACGGCAACAAGGGCGGCTCGGAGACCCTGCTCGGGCACGTGCTGCGGTCCCGCCGGGACGAGGTCGTGCTCGCCACCAAGTTCGGCAACGACATGGCCGGCGTCTACGGCCCGGACTATGGGGCACGCGCCTCGCGCCGTTACATCCGCAAGGCCGTCGAAGGTTCGCTCAGCAGGCTGCAGACCGACTACCTCGACCTCTACCAGCTGCACAACCTCGACGGCGTCACGCCGATCGAGGAGACGCTCGAAGCCCTCGACGAGCTGGTCAAGGAAGGCAAGATCCGCTATGTCGGGTCCTGCAACCTCGACGGCTGGGAGGCCGCGGACGCCGAGTGGACGGCGCGAGCCTCGGGCCGCACCCGGTTCATCTCGGCGCAGAACCACTACAACCTGATGGAGCGTGGCGTCGAGGCCGAGCTGGTGCCGGCGGCGCTGAAGTACGGGATCGGCGTCCTGCCCTACTTCCCGCTCGCCAACGGAATCCTGACCGGCAAGTACACCCGCGACGAGCCGCCGGCGGCCGGTACCCGGATGGCCGGCCGGCAGGACGAGCTGACCGACGAGGTCTTCGACCAGGTCGAGGCCCTGGAGACGTTCGCCAGGGAACGGGACCGTTCGCTGCTCGACGTGGCGATCGGCGGCCTCGCCGCGCAGCCCGCCGTCGCCTCCGTCATCGCCGGGGCGACCAGCGCCGCCCAGGTCCGCGCGAACGCGACGGCCGGCGCGTGGCAGCCCCGCGCCGACGACCTGGCCGTCCTCGACAAGATCGCCCCCACCTACCGGGGGTGA
- a CDS encoding O-acetyl-ADP-ribose deacetylase encodes MSSSTAKVTFVHGDITQQQVDAIVNAANSSLLGGGGVDGAIHWAGGPEILAACRRLRETEYPKGLPAGGAVATTAGQLPARHVIHVVGPVYSTRADRSTLLRSCYVEAIRVAAALEARTIAFPAVSTGAFAWPLADAARIAVGAVVETPSSLEEVRFVLFTRAALRAFESAYSLSRARPRTQTGE; translated from the coding sequence ATGAGCTCGTCGACGGCCAAGGTCACGTTCGTACACGGCGACATCACCCAGCAGCAGGTCGACGCGATCGTCAATGCGGCGAACTCGTCGCTGCTCGGCGGTGGTGGTGTGGACGGCGCGATCCACTGGGCCGGCGGCCCGGAGATCCTCGCGGCCTGCCGACGGCTGCGGGAGACCGAATACCCCAAAGGTCTGCCAGCGGGCGGCGCGGTGGCGACGACGGCCGGCCAGCTACCCGCCAGGCACGTCATCCACGTGGTCGGCCCGGTCTACTCGACGCGTGCGGACCGTTCGACGCTGCTGCGCTCCTGCTACGTCGAGGCGATCCGCGTCGCGGCGGCCCTGGAGGCCCGCACGATCGCGTTCCCGGCCGTGAGCACGGGCGCCTTCGCCTGGCCGTTGGCCGACGCCGCCCGCATCGCGGTCGGGGCCGTTGTGGAAACCCCGTCGTCCCTCGAGGAGGTTCGTTTCGTCCTCTTCACCCGCGCCGCCCTCCGAGCCTTCGAGTCCGCCTACTCCCTGAGCCGGGCCCGGCCCCGGACCCAGACCGGTGAGTGA
- a CDS encoding class I SAM-dependent methyltransferase, protein MTATAPGQRPPRLAAGRARALGLPTRGTTAPNRLRRVDRWLAGTQAPRLRAAADPLVVDLGYGSSPVTAVELYDRLRAICPPVRVLGLELDPERVAAAQTAARPPGLVFARGGFELAGRRPLVIRAMNVLRQYAEPEVEPAWRTMRSRLAPGGLLVEGTCDEIGRRACWFALPAEGPGTLTLSAHLPSLERPSELAERLPKALIARNTPGEPIHALLIALDAAWDRAASYAPFGPRTRWSQAVSTLRADGWAIHRTPRRWRLGELTLPWPPPAA, encoded by the coding sequence GTGACGGCGACGGCGCCGGGGCAGCGGCCCCCGCGGCTGGCGGCGGGCCGGGCCCGCGCGCTCGGCCTGCCGACCCGGGGCACGACCGCGCCGAACCGGCTGCGCCGGGTCGACCGTTGGCTGGCGGGAACCCAGGCGCCGCGGCTGCGCGCCGCGGCCGACCCACTCGTCGTCGACCTCGGGTACGGATCGTCGCCGGTCACCGCCGTCGAGCTCTACGACCGGCTACGCGCCATCTGCCCACCAGTGCGGGTGCTCGGCCTCGAGCTGGACCCGGAACGGGTCGCCGCCGCCCAGACCGCCGCCCGTCCGCCCGGCCTCGTCTTCGCCCGCGGCGGGTTCGAGCTCGCCGGCCGGCGCCCGCTCGTCATCCGGGCGATGAACGTGCTGCGCCAGTACGCCGAGCCCGAGGTCGAGCCCGCCTGGCGGACCATGCGGTCCCGCCTCGCCCCCGGCGGCCTGCTCGTCGAGGGCACGTGCGACGAGATCGGCCGCCGCGCCTGCTGGTTCGCGCTGCCCGCCGAAGGCCCGGGGACGTTGACACTCTCCGCGCACCTGCCGAGCCTCGAACGCCCGTCCGAGCTGGCTGAGCGGCTCCCCAAGGCCCTGATCGCCCGCAACACCCCCGGCGAGCCCATCCACGCGCTGCTCATCGCTCTCGACGCCGCGTGGGACCGCGCCGCCAGCTATGCCCCGTTCGGCCCTCGAACCCGTTGGTCCCAGGCCGTATCGACACTCCGCGCCGATGGCTGGGCGATCCACCGAACCCCCCGCCGCTGGCGCCTCGGCGAGCTGACCCTTCCCTGGCCGCCGCCCGCCGCCTGA